A window of Brachybacterium fresconis contains these coding sequences:
- the narH gene encoding nitrate reductase subunit beta → MRVMAQMSMVMNLDKCIGCHTCSVTCKQAWTNRSGTEYMWFNNVETRPGQGYPRGYEDQEKWKGGWELGRNGRLKLKAGGRITKLLQLFSNPRLPGIEDYYEPWTYEYDNLLHAPAQQDTIPTAPPKSLITGERTDIQWSGNWDDDLGGTYLHKDKDPMLKGIEEKVQFEFDETFMFYLPRICEHCLNPTCVASCPSGAIYKREEDGIVLVDQDTCRGWRMCVTGCPYKKIYFNHRTGKAEKCTFCYPRIEQGEPTVCAETCVGRLRYIGLVLYDADRVTEAASTTDEKDLYVAQRDIILDPHDPEVIRGAEEGGIPHDWIMAAQKSPTYRLIKDYEVALPLHPEYRTMPMVWYIPPLSPVVDVVRDTGYDAEDADSLFAAIDALRIPVEYLANLFTAGDVPTVERVLYRMAAMRSYMRDINLEREPKEGIANAVGMDGETMQEMYRLLAIAKYDERYVIPVGHHESAHDLEATGTECPLDAPGGPGMNMSLPEESMGMSGPGYATKRQENGPVDRPEGVRINLLNWDGKGRPDGLFPQTSGGRA, encoded by the coding sequence ATGAGAGTCATGGCACAGATGTCGATGGTGATGAACCTCGACAAGTGCATCGGCTGCCACACCTGCTCGGTGACCTGCAAGCAGGCCTGGACCAACCGTTCCGGGACCGAGTACATGTGGTTCAACAACGTCGAGACCCGGCCCGGCCAGGGGTACCCCCGCGGGTACGAGGACCAGGAGAAGTGGAAGGGTGGGTGGGAGCTCGGCAGGAACGGACGGCTCAAGCTGAAGGCCGGCGGGCGCATCACCAAGCTGCTGCAGCTGTTCTCCAATCCGAGGCTTCCCGGCATCGAGGACTACTACGAGCCGTGGACCTACGAGTACGACAACCTGCTGCATGCGCCGGCCCAGCAGGACACGATCCCGACCGCGCCCCCGAAGTCGCTGATTACTGGGGAGCGCACCGATATCCAGTGGTCCGGGAACTGGGACGACGACCTCGGCGGCACCTACCTGCACAAGGATAAGGACCCGATGCTCAAGGGCATCGAGGAGAAGGTGCAGTTCGAGTTCGACGAGACCTTCATGTTCTACCTGCCGCGCATCTGCGAGCACTGCCTGAACCCCACCTGCGTCGCCTCCTGCCCCTCCGGCGCGATCTACAAGCGGGAGGAGGACGGCATCGTCCTGGTGGACCAGGACACCTGCCGCGGCTGGCGCATGTGCGTCACCGGCTGCCCGTACAAGAAGATCTACTTCAACCACCGCACCGGCAAGGCCGAGAAGTGCACCTTCTGCTACCCCCGCATCGAGCAGGGGGAGCCGACCGTCTGCGCCGAGACCTGCGTGGGACGCCTGCGCTACATCGGACTGGTCCTGTACGACGCCGACCGCGTCACGGAGGCGGCGTCGACGACCGACGAGAAGGACCTCTACGTCGCCCAGCGCGACATCATCCTCGACCCCCACGATCCCGAGGTGATCCGGGGCGCCGAGGAGGGCGGGATCCCGCACGACTGGATCATGGCCGCCCAGAAGTCCCCGACATACCGGCTGATCAAGGACTACGAGGTGGCCCTGCCGCTGCACCCGGAGTACCGCACCATGCCGATGGTCTGGTACATCCCGCCGCTGTCGCCGGTGGTGGACGTGGTGCGCGACACCGGCTACGACGCGGAGGACGCCGACAGCCTGTTCGCCGCCATCGACGCCCTGCGCATCCCGGTGGAGTATCTCGCGAACCTGTTCACCGCGGGGGACGTCCCCACGGTCGAGCGGGTCCTCTACCGGATGGCGGCCATGCGCTCCTACATGCGCGACATCAACCTCGAGCGGGAGCCTAAGGAAGGGATCGCCAACGCCGTCGGCATGGACGGCGAGACGATGCAGGAGATGTACCGCCTGCTGGCGATCGCGAAGTACGACGAGCGCTACGTGATCCCCGTGGGGCATCACGAATCGGCCCACGACCTCGAGGCGACCGGCACCGAGTGCCCGCTGGACGCTCCCGGCGGCCCCGGCATGAACATGTCCCTGCCGGAGGAGTCGATGGGGATGTCGGGTCCCGGCTACGCCACCAAGCGTCAGGAGAACGGCCCGGTGGACCGTCCCGAGGGCGTGCGCATCAACCTCCTGAACTGGGACGGGAAGGGTCGGCCCGATGGACTGTTCCCGCAGACGTCCGGGGGGAGGGCCTGA
- a CDS encoding nitrate reductase subunit alpha translates to MFTRSQKITEDNREIHRVGGRSGDSFYRERWSHDKVVRSTHGVNCTGSCSWKVYVKDGVITWESQETDYPTAGPDKPEYEPRGCPRGASFSWYTYSPTRVRYPYVRSELLRLFREEKAKAPGHDPVEAWKAIVSDPEKAMRYKRARGKGGLVRASWDEAVDLISAAYVHTVAEHGPDRATGFSPIPAMSQVSFSSGARFHQLIGSPMLSFYDWYADLPPASPQVFGDQTDVPESGDWWNASYLMMWGSNVPLTRTPDAHWMTEARYRGQKVIAVAPDYAENVKFADEWLAPHPGTDAALAMAMGHTILREFYVDRREPYFDAYSKQYTDLPFLVQLERRGDGSLVPGKFLVASEAGEHRTAEAATEHADFKPMLLDAATGEIAAPNGTLGHRFSADGEGRWNLELGDLDPALSLLGHHEGVAEVLLPRFDTAGQGGRGDVSRGVPVRTIDGRVVTTVFDLLLAEYGVGREGLPGSWASGLDDVDALYTPAWQETITGVPGQAAARIAREFAQNAVDSKGRSMIIMGAGTNHWFHSDTIYRSFLTLTNLCGTQGVGGGGWAHYVGQEKVRPITGWSHLANALDWSRPPRQMCQTTYWYMHADQWRYDRFGADTLAATTGAGSFAGMTTADAIALSQRLGWQPFFPQFDISSLDVADRAAEAGRETVPWLVDALQDGTVTFAAEDPDAPENFPRIWSIWRANTLGSSAKGDQYFFRHLLGVDSSATEEETPEQFRPRDVRWRDEAPIGKVDLLLTLDFRMTSHTLHSDVVLPASTWYEKHDLSTTDMHPFIHSFNPAISNPWESRTDWEAWSAIAERFSELAETHLGTRKDVVALALQHDSPSAMATPHGQVRDWKKGECEAVPGLTMPDLVEVERDYTQIHAKYSSAGPLLESQGMTTKGLTYDVTEFVAELGEINGVHRTGPAAGRPRLETDLQACEFILSLSGTTNGRMATQGFRTLEKRTGVRMHDLAAEHEGKNVRFADTKAAPVPVITSPEWSGSESGGRRYSPFTINVERKKPWHTLTGRQHFYLDHDWMLEMGEALPVFRPPLDMTALFGEQAPGATDGTSISVRYLTPHNKWAIHSMYQENFFMMNLSRGGQNIWMSVEDAEAVGITDNDWVEAVNRNGVVSARAVVSHRMPKGTAFMHHGQERTVNVPRTERDGKRGGITNSLTRIMIKPSHLIGGYAQLSFAFNYYGPTGNQRDEVTMIRKRTAPVEY, encoded by the coding sequence ATGTTCACCCGCTCGCAGAAGATCACCGAGGACAACCGCGAGATCCATCGGGTCGGCGGGCGCAGCGGCGACTCGTTCTACCGCGAGCGCTGGAGCCACGACAAGGTGGTGCGCTCCACCCACGGCGTGAACTGCACCGGGTCCTGCTCCTGGAAGGTCTACGTGAAGGACGGCGTGATCACCTGGGAATCGCAGGAGACGGACTACCCCACGGCCGGACCGGACAAGCCCGAGTACGAGCCGCGCGGCTGCCCCCGCGGCGCCTCGTTCTCCTGGTACACCTACTCGCCGACCCGGGTGCGCTACCCCTACGTGCGCTCGGAGCTGCTGCGGCTGTTCCGTGAGGAGAAGGCGAAGGCCCCCGGTCACGATCCCGTCGAGGCGTGGAAGGCGATCGTCTCCGATCCCGAGAAGGCCATGCGCTACAAGCGGGCGCGCGGCAAGGGCGGCCTCGTGCGCGCCTCCTGGGACGAGGCGGTCGATCTGATCTCCGCCGCGTACGTCCACACCGTCGCCGAGCACGGCCCGGACCGCGCCACCGGGTTCTCCCCGATCCCGGCGATGAGCCAGGTCTCGTTCTCCTCCGGAGCCCGTTTCCACCAGCTCATCGGCAGCCCGATGCTCTCCTTCTACGACTGGTACGCCGATCTGCCGCCCGCCTCCCCGCAGGTCTTCGGCGACCAGACCGACGTCCCGGAGTCCGGGGACTGGTGGAACGCCTCCTACCTCATGATGTGGGGATCGAACGTCCCCCTGACCCGCACCCCCGATGCGCACTGGATGACCGAGGCCCGCTACCGCGGGCAGAAGGTGATCGCGGTGGCACCGGACTACGCGGAGAACGTCAAGTTCGCCGACGAATGGCTCGCCCCGCACCCCGGCACGGACGCCGCGCTGGCGATGGCGATGGGCCACACGATCCTGCGCGAGTTCTACGTCGATCGCCGCGAGCCCTACTTCGACGCCTACTCGAAGCAGTACACCGACCTGCCCTTCCTGGTCCAGCTGGAGCGGCGCGGAGACGGTTCCCTGGTTCCGGGCAAGTTCCTGGTCGCCAGCGAGGCGGGGGAGCACCGCACCGCCGAGGCGGCCACCGAGCACGCGGACTTCAAGCCGATGCTGCTGGACGCGGCCACCGGCGAGATCGCCGCCCCGAACGGCACCCTCGGGCATCGCTTCTCCGCCGACGGCGAGGGCCGCTGGAACCTCGAGCTCGGCGACCTCGACCCCGCTCTGAGCCTGCTGGGCCATCACGAGGGCGTCGCCGAGGTGCTGCTGCCGCGCTTCGACACCGCCGGGCAGGGCGGCCGCGGCGACGTGTCGCGCGGGGTGCCCGTGCGAACGATCGACGGCCGTGTCGTCACTACCGTGTTCGATCTGCTGCTGGCCGAGTACGGAGTAGGGCGGGAGGGTCTGCCCGGCAGCTGGGCCAGCGGCCTCGACGATGTCGACGCCCTGTACACCCCGGCCTGGCAGGAGACCATCACCGGGGTGCCCGGCCAGGCCGCGGCGCGCATCGCCCGCGAGTTCGCCCAGAACGCGGTCGACTCCAAGGGCCGGTCGATGATCATCATGGGCGCCGGCACCAACCACTGGTTCCATTCCGACACCATCTACCGCTCCTTCCTCACGCTCACCAATCTCTGCGGCACCCAGGGGGTGGGCGGCGGGGGCTGGGCCCACTACGTCGGCCAGGAGAAGGTGCGCCCCATCACCGGCTGGTCCCACCTGGCCAACGCCCTGGACTGGTCGCGCCCGCCGCGGCAGATGTGCCAGACCACCTACTGGTACATGCACGCCGACCAGTGGCGGTACGACCGCTTCGGGGCGGACACCCTCGCCGCGACCACCGGGGCCGGTTCCTTCGCGGGCATGACCACCGCGGACGCCATCGCGCTGTCGCAGCGGCTGGGCTGGCAGCCTTTCTTCCCGCAGTTCGACATCAGCTCCCTGGACGTCGCCGACCGTGCTGCGGAAGCAGGACGGGAGACCGTGCCGTGGCTGGTGGACGCCCTCCAGGACGGCACCGTCACCTTCGCGGCCGAGGACCCGGACGCCCCGGAGAACTTCCCGCGGATCTGGTCCATCTGGAGGGCCAACACCCTGGGCTCCTCCGCCAAGGGGGACCAGTACTTCTTCCGCCACCTGCTCGGTGTGGACTCCTCCGCTACGGAGGAGGAGACCCCGGAGCAGTTCCGGCCGCGGGACGTGCGCTGGCGGGACGAGGCGCCGATCGGCAAGGTGGACCTGCTGCTCACCCTCGACTTCCGGATGACCAGCCACACGCTGCACTCCGACGTGGTGCTGCCGGCCTCGACGTGGTACGAGAAGCACGATCTGTCCACCACCGACATGCACCCCTTCATCCACTCCTTCAACCCGGCCATCTCCAACCCGTGGGAGTCCCGCACCGACTGGGAGGCCTGGTCGGCGATCGCCGAGCGCTTCAGCGAGCTCGCCGAGACTCACCTGGGCACCCGGAAGGATGTTGTCGCGCTGGCGCTGCAGCACGACTCGCCGAGCGCGATGGCGACCCCGCACGGACAGGTGCGGGACTGGAAGAAGGGCGAGTGCGAGGCCGTCCCGGGCCTGACGATGCCCGACCTGGTGGAGGTCGAGCGCGACTACACCCAGATCCATGCCAAGTACTCCTCGGCCGGCCCGCTGCTGGAGTCCCAGGGCATGACCACCAAGGGACTCACCTACGACGTCACCGAGTTCGTCGCCGAGCTGGGCGAGATCAACGGAGTCCACCGCACGGGGCCCGCGGCGGGCCGGCCCCGATTGGAGACGGACCTGCAGGCCTGCGAGTTCATCCTGAGCCTGTCCGGCACCACGAACGGCCGCATGGCCACGCAGGGCTTCAGGACCCTCGAGAAACGCACCGGTGTGCGCATGCACGATCTCGCGGCCGAGCACGAGGGCAAGAACGTGCGCTTCGCCGACACCAAGGCGGCCCCGGTCCCCGTGATCACGAGCCCCGAATGGTCGGGCTCCGAGAGCGGAGGGAGGCGCTACAGCCCCTTCACCATCAACGTCGAGCGCAAGAAGCCCTGGCACACCCTCACGGGGCGACAGCACTTCTACCTCGACCACGACTGGATGCTGGAGATGGGAGAGGCCCTGCCGGTCTTCCGCCCGCCGCTGGACATGACGGCCCTGTTCGGCGAGCAGGCCCCGGGCGCCACCGACGGCACCTCGATCTCCGTGCGCTACCTGACGCCCCACAACAAGTGGGCGATCCATTCGATGTACCAGGAAAACTTCTTCATGATGAACCTGTCCCGGGGCGGGCAGAACATCTGGATGAGCGTCGAGGACGCCGAGGCCGTCGGGATCACCGACAACGACTGGGTCGAGGCCGTCAACCGCAACGGCGTCGTCTCCGCCCGCGCGGTGGTCAGCCACCGGATGCCGAAGGGCACGGCGTTCATGCACCACGGGCAGGAGCGCACCGTCAACGTGCCGCGGACGGAGCGCGACGGCAAGCGCGGCGGGATCACCAATTCGCTGACGAGGATCATGATCAAGCCCTCGCACCTGATCGGCGGATACGCGCAGCTGTCCTTCGCCTTCAACTACTACGGCCCGACCGGGAACCAGCGCGACGAAGTCACGATGATCCGCAAGCGCACCGCGCCCGTCGAGTACTGA
- a CDS encoding MFS transporter, with protein MPSSAPPPITDSADVPDDPAAVPPGAWRALALVTLGFVVNFWAWALLSPLGPVYVERGLTADASLIVAIPVLVGSLGRIALGALTDRFGGHAMFPLVSLITVVPVLYLGFLAQYTYPSLLIGGFFLGIAGTTFAIGVPYVNSWFPPAKRGMATGLYGAGMGGTAISAFTTVPLLDTFGDSTPFVITAAALIAYAVVGRLLMRNAPSWKPSRKSILAQTAVVMKLTVTWQACYLYALSFGGYVAFSVFLPTMLQNWYGLVATDASFRMAGFVIVAVIARPFGGILSDRFGAARTLLVSYSAVSLAAFALAFQPALMPLGTIDFIVMAAGLGLGSGAVFALVSQSSDPSIVGSVTGFVGAAGGLGGFVPPLVMAAIQADTGSYSLGIVLLLMATLGAVAVTIAVARGARASAPSAPSAPGSG; from the coding sequence ATGCCTTCGTCCGCACCGCCCCCGATCACCGACTCCGCCGACGTTCCCGATGACCCTGCGGCCGTGCCCCCCGGTGCCTGGCGTGCGCTGGCCCTGGTCACGCTCGGATTCGTCGTCAACTTCTGGGCGTGGGCGCTGCTCAGTCCACTGGGGCCGGTCTACGTCGAGCGCGGTCTGACGGCGGACGCGTCGCTGATCGTGGCGATCCCCGTGCTGGTCGGATCCCTGGGCCGCATCGCCCTGGGGGCGCTGACCGACCGCTTCGGGGGCCACGCGATGTTCCCCCTGGTCTCGCTGATCACCGTCGTTCCTGTGCTGTACCTGGGATTCCTCGCACAATATACGTACCCCTCGCTGTTGATCGGCGGATTCTTCCTCGGAATTGCCGGGACGACGTTCGCGATCGGGGTGCCGTACGTGAACTCCTGGTTCCCGCCCGCCAAGCGCGGCATGGCCACGGGTCTGTACGGCGCAGGCATGGGCGGTACCGCGATCAGCGCCTTCACCACCGTCCCGCTCCTTGACACTTTCGGCGACAGCACGCCCTTCGTGATCACCGCCGCGGCCCTGATCGCGTACGCCGTGGTGGGCCGGTTGCTGATGCGCAACGCCCCCTCCTGGAAGCCCTCGCGCAAGAGCATCCTCGCCCAGACGGCCGTGGTCATGAAGCTCACCGTCACCTGGCAGGCGTGCTACCTGTACGCGCTGTCCTTCGGCGGGTACGTCGCCTTCTCCGTCTTCCTGCCCACCATGCTGCAGAACTGGTACGGCCTCGTAGCCACCGATGCCTCCTTCCGGATGGCCGGCTTCGTGATCGTCGCGGTCATCGCCCGCCCGTTCGGCGGCATCCTCTCGGACCGCTTCGGAGCCGCCAGAACCCTGCTGGTCTCCTACAGCGCGGTGTCCCTGGCCGCCTTCGCCCTCGCCTTCCAACCTGCGCTGATGCCACTGGGCACGATCGACTTCATCGTGATGGCGGCAGGCCTGGGGCTGGGTTCCGGGGCCGTGTTCGCCCTCGTCTCCCAGAGCAGCGATCCCTCGATCGTCGGCTCGGTCACGGGCTTCGTCGGTGCGGCCGGAGGACTGGGCGGATTCGTTCCGCCGCTGGTCATGGCGGCCATCCAAGCCGACACCGGCAGCTACTCCCTCGGCATCGTCCTGCTGCTGATGGCGACCCTCGGCGCCGTGGCCGTGACCATCGCCGTCGCGCGGGGCGCCCGGGCGTCCGCTCCCAGCGCCCCCAGCGCTCCCGGCTCCGGGTAG